The Pirellulales bacterium genomic sequence CAGTTCGCAGCCAGCCTGCAACTTTCCGCGCGAAAGCTGGTCGATGAGAATTCCCGACCGGTCCATCGCATGCGCAACCGCGCGACGAAAGGTCGGATCGTTCATCAGTGGTCGCCGCAGGTTCGGCACCAGGACGTGCAGGCTCGTTACCATGTATGGCTGAACGACGAAACGTTCGGAGTTTGCCAGCGCGGCCGCATCCCAGGGACCGATTCGATCCACGGCGGTGATTTCGCCGCGCCGCAGCGCGCGTAGGGCCGAGGCCACGTCGGGAAAGCGCCGCTCGACGATCTGCTTCGGCTGCTTTCCTCCGGCGGCGAAATAGCCCTCGACCGCGGCAAAACGAATCTCGTTGGAGTTCGCCGATTCCACTCGATACGGACCATGAGCGTTCGCGCCAGCGTCGGTTGGCTCAGAGCCTATCCGAGAACCGCCCGCGGAGAGGGGGACAGTCCCCTTTTGTTCCGAGGACTCCGCAAAAGGGGACAGTCCCCGGCGGATCTCGGATTGGCTCTTAGCATGGGCGTTCGATTCGAACAGCAATCGACGGTCGCGTCGCCCTTCCCAAGAGTCGGTCGCCGCGATGCCGGGAGGCGGAAGCGACGTCACTCCAACGACCACTTCCGGATATTGGCTTTGGATCGCCTGGACGAGTTCTTTTCCCCCGGCGACTTCCGGCCATGCGGAGAGCGCTTGCCGCATGGTTCGGCTGGCCTCGGAGAATTGCCTGGCCGCGACCTGTTCCCGCGCTTTGGCCACGAGCGCGGCAGCTTTGCCGTGTAGTTTCTCATCCCAAGTCGCCGCCAAAGGCTGAGCGCGGTCCTTGAGGCGATCGGTCGCTTCGCGCAGCAGACCCCGCGCGGCGGTATAGTCTTCCTCCGCAAACCGGCGATCGATCAGCTTTGCCAACAGCCGCAGAATGCCGGTCGAGGCTCCGGAAAACTCTGGAACGCGGGAATGCAGCTCCCACAATAGGGCCAGCGCCTCTTCGTATTTCTCTTGCTGGAAGGCTTCTTTTGTCCCGGCCATGAGGAACTTGTTATACGACTCAGCCAGTCCGGCCATCGTCGGAAAGCGATGCTCGAGAAACTCGTAGAACGGGTAGGCATCGTCAAGCTTCTTGGACTCGACAAGCGCTTCCGCCTCATCGAGAACTCGCTGTTCGAACAACTTGACCTCGACGACATGCTCCCAAGCGACCTTGTAGACCTTTCGCGGCCGATCCAAGAGATGAATCTCCAATTCGTCGCTGGGATCCGGCTTGGCGGGAATTAAGCGTCCGGGAAGATCGAGCAGGCGAACCTTCAATTCGACGTTCCGATTGGCCGCGTCGAGCTTGATCGTGTCGTAGGGCTGTTGTTGATAAAAGGGTGCGTCGTCGGCTCGCGCGAATGGAATGCTGAGCGATGCGAACCAGATCGCCAGAACCGACGGCGTGACGAGAAGCCGCCCGGGGCAAAGGATGAATTGGATGCAGTGCCGCTTCATGGAAATGCAATGAATAAGAGACTACCATCGGCGGCGACAACCACGAGGCGTTTGTCAAACAGCGTCGGCCCGCTCGCCAGCGGTTGGCCAACGTCGAGTTTACCTTTTTCGACACCAGTCTCGCGATCGACTCGCCAAATCGTGCCGGTCGCCGACGCTAGGACTAGTTCGCTGCCGCGCACGAGTGGCTCGCCTATCGGCGGACCATCGGGAAGCGACTTTTTCCAGCGCAATTCGCCTTTGGCGTCGGAACAAAGCAATTCCCGATCTGTGGCCGAAAGTACGGTATCGCCGTCGTGAATCGGTCCCCAGAGTGCGCGGACGCCCAGCGGCCAGCTCTTCGCCGACATCGGAACTTCCGGTGGCACGGGCGCTTCGAGCAATGACGGCGGCGCCGAATCGGACGCGATTAGCGAGGCCATGTGCAACACTTGTGGGTTCGAGGGAACGGTCGCGAGGTCGATTTCGCCAATCAACGGATGGCTCACGCGCAAAGCCTTCCCATCGGCCTCGACCAGCGGAGGATTCATCAGCCGGGCGCCAAGCGCCGTCTCCCACTTCGATTCGCCGGTCTGCGGATCAAGCGCCGTCACCCAAACGCCCGGCAGATCGTGGCGCGTTCTGGCGACGATCAAGAGATTCCCGCCGAGCGCGGGAGATTGAATGATCGGGTCTCCGGCAAACCGCTGCCAAACAAGACGCGGCGCGCCTCCGCCGGCCGCGAGTTCGTAGTTCGCAATCCCATTTCCGCCGAGCCAAATCCGGCTGCCTTGGGCCGTAAGAAACCGCGGCTGCGGTGGGCCGTCAGCCGGCGGCAATTCGGCGATCTTGGAGAGCGGGCCATTCGCGGCGCCGCTGGTCGCGAGCGCGGCCAGCGCGCCCCGGTCGGTTGCCACAATCAGTCGGCCGGCTTCGACAATCGGCGGCACATTCACCTGACCCGGGAGCGAGATTGATTGCAGCGATTTGATCTCGCCCGCCGCACCGCCGAGCGCGAAAATCCGCAGAACGCTGTTTTCCCAATCTTCGCGCTGGATCACCGCCAGGCTGTCCGCGATCCATACCGGGGCAATGGCCATCGAGTTCGCCTCGTCAGTGAACTTCTCCGCGGCTCTCGGATGGAGGTCTTTCGCGGCCAGAATGAAAAGGTTGCCACGATGCGACACGAGCGCGATCTTTCTTCCGTCGGCCGAGACGGCTGGCGGGGAGCGGAATCGTTCAGCGAATTCGGCCGACCGCAGGATGGCGCCCGACTCCAAATCGAGCGCGACTAGCCGCCCCGACTGGGTTGTAGCGAACACGCTGCCGCCCGAGATCACGGGCGGTCCGGCGAGCGGTCCGCCGATTGGCTGTCGCCAGCGAAGTTTTGCCGCGCTAGCGCTCACCCGCGCGATTTCTTGATGCACGGCGTCGACGACGATGAAGTTCTCGCCTTTCGAGGAATCGATCGTCA encodes the following:
- a CDS encoding PQQ-binding-like beta-propeller repeat protein — protein: MAASVSGVLLFVTATALIAVLHTNGDTEWLLAEKDFAAGMDRDAINRLNAFLDSFPNHPRSGTALVYRETARLRQTVAAKTNWEQALAVARDILPRIVELPDFAKVRDAIGKILSQLVAGLARQAKDGAKGPLDQRRRQAQAALEGLTLAKDPRYTPDSQKPWALLQATADDIAGLARAVDRDTELENAAAEIRSSIAAGRIAAAFARRDQLCEGFPELRSDAMVESLDQELVEGEAKFTRVDREQHQAQTEPRATPVVSTIVYAARNDKLASGSLAVAQPAGGADGAAVAIFSEGTAHWLGKADGTLLGRRFLGYDSNLPLTIDSSKGENFIVVDAVHQEIARVSASAAKLRWRQPIGGPLAGPPVISGGSVFATTQSGRLVALDLESGAILRSAEFAERFRSPPAVSADGRKIALVSHRGNLFILAAKDLHPRAAEKFTDEANSMAIAPVWIADSLAVIQREDWENSVLRIFALGGAAGEIKSLQSISLPGQVNVPPIVEAGRLIVATDRGALAALATSGAANGPLSKIAELPPADGPPQPRFLTAQGSRIWLGGNGIANYELAAGGGAPRLVWQRFAGDPIIQSPALGGNLLIVARTRHDLPGVWVTALDPQTGESKWETALGARLMNPPLVEADGKALRVSHPLIGEIDLATVPSNPQVLHMASLIASDSAPPSLLEAPVPPEVPMSAKSWPLGVRALWGPIHDGDTVLSATDRELLCSDAKGELRWKKSLPDGPPIGEPLVRGSELVLASATGTIWRVDRETGVEKGKLDVGQPLASGPTLFDKRLVVVAADGSLLFIAFP
- a CDS encoding ABC transporter substrate-binding protein, producing MKRHCIQFILCPGRLLVTPSVLAIWFASLSIPFARADDAPFYQQQPYDTIKLDAANRNVELKVRLLDLPGRLIPAKPDPSDELEIHLLDRPRKVYKVAWEHVVEVKLFEQRVLDEAEALVESKKLDDAYPFYEFLEHRFPTMAGLAESYNKFLMAGTKEAFQQEKYEEALALLWELHSRVPEFSGASTGILRLLAKLIDRRFAEEDYTAARGLLREATDRLKDRAQPLAATWDEKLHGKAAALVAKAREQVAARQFSEASRTMRQALSAWPEVAGGKELVQAIQSQYPEVVVGVTSLPPPGIAATDSWEGRRDRRLLFESNAHAKSQSEIRRGLSPFAESSEQKGTVPLSAGGSRIGSEPTDAGANAHGPYRVESANSNEIRFAAVEGYFAAGGKQPKQIVERRFPDVASALRALRRGEITAVDRIGPWDAAALANSERFVVQPYMVTSLHVLVPNLRRPLMNDPTFRRAVAHAMDRSGILIDQLSRGKLQAGCELTDRLIAGPGSAAADGSAELRFDPGAAKLLAGLSLAQFTESAHGSGDRTAIPSTELTLAHPADEVARLACQAIGQELRAAGMSLKLKEMSAGDMSAGSSDADLIYVEWTPLDPLAELPRLIGRRGLGGDAGPLVERRLRDALAARPDRAGERTGQLEEIIREQALAIPLWRLSNYAAYQRGLEGIGGRPLTLYQNIEQWSLTTAGSNE